From the Rhodococcus sp. NBC_00297 genome, one window contains:
- a CDS encoding alpha/beta hydrolase has product MRQALVSVVMAAAIPLGLAVVGTGATANAEIRAGFDVWSDSSMGPIKSRVWRAADGNTSKVVYLLDGLRATPDISGWEHETNAGSFLSDNNINVVQPVGGESSFYTDWYAPSNFNGQQITYKWETFLTQDLPNRLAAGDLGFSRQNNGIVGLSMGGSAALTLAAYHPNQFSYAGSLSGYLNISAPGMREAIRVAMLDAGRYNVDSMWGPPWNPAWLRNDPFVFAPRLRDNGTRVWVSAASGLPGNYDRPGSLLDYYNTANGMGLEALALANSRAFQVRMASIGANNVTYSFPAQGTHRWGYWFDQIVQMMPDLRANIG; this is encoded by the coding sequence ATGCGTCAGGCCCTCGTCTCCGTCGTGATGGCCGCCGCCATCCCCCTCGGCCTCGCGGTCGTGGGCACCGGAGCCACTGCCAACGCCGAGATCCGTGCCGGATTCGACGTCTGGTCCGACTCGTCCATGGGTCCGATCAAGAGTCGCGTCTGGCGCGCCGCCGACGGCAACACGTCGAAGGTCGTGTACCTCCTCGACGGTCTCCGCGCGACGCCGGACATCAGCGGATGGGAGCACGAGACCAATGCGGGCTCGTTCCTCTCGGACAACAACATCAACGTCGTCCAGCCGGTCGGCGGTGAGTCCAGCTTCTACACCGACTGGTACGCACCGTCGAACTTCAACGGCCAGCAGATCACGTACAAGTGGGAGACGTTCCTGACGCAGGACCTCCCCAACCGTCTCGCAGCGGGTGACCTCGGCTTCTCGCGTCAGAACAACGGCATCGTCGGTCTGTCGATGGGCGGCAGCGCTGCGCTGACACTCGCCGCGTACCACCCGAACCAGTTCAGCTACGCCGGCTCGCTGTCCGGCTACCTGAACATCTCGGCGCCCGGCATGCGCGAGGCCATCCGCGTCGCGATGCTCGACGCCGGTCGCTACAACGTCGACAGCATGTGGGGACCGCCCTGGAACCCGGCGTGGCTCCGCAACGACCCGTTCGTCTTCGCGCCGCGTCTGCGTGACAACGGCACGCGTGTCTGGGTCTCGGCCGCCAGCGGCCTCCCGGGCAACTACGACCGTCCGGGCTCGCTGCTCGACTACTACAACACCGCCAACGGCATGGGCCTCGAGGCTCTGGCGCTCGCCAACAGCCGCGCGTTCCAGGTCCGCATGGCCTCGATCGGCGCCAACAACGTCACCTACAGCTTCCCCGCGCAGGGAACGCACCGGTGGGGTTACTGGTTCGATCAGATCGTGCAGATGATGCCCGACCTGCGTGCCAACATCGGCTGA
- a CDS encoding alpha/beta hydrolase-fold protein, which yields MRVPNGRRARILSALAVTLVLPLAGGQAATAVASPVHAAPVQAAPLRAQADAGATVSAVDWITDRRVAVWVNSPSMGVPIQVQLLLARDWNKNPQATFPSVWMLDGMRATDTENGWTAETDAESWFADKNVNVVLPVGGQSSFYSDWAEQNNGRNYKWETFLTKELPPILERDWRSNQTRAVAGLSMGGTAAMTLSARNPGFFRFAGSFSGILSTTTLGMPQAIGYAMQDAGGFDAGAMWGVPSSELWAQHDPYVLAEKLKGMSLYVSSGSGTAGPYDQQSDIPGISTNYAGMGLEILSRLTSQTFATKLNKLGIPASINYRPSGTHSWQYWQFELRQAWPQIATALGVEVDKPACSVGGNIGGTASANGWLGDCLTSEYDVAGGRAQDFRFGRIFSSDGGTHVVAGAIGGAYAANGGPAGALGMPLSGELGTPDGRGRYNSFRNGMVYWTPQTGAHAVRGAILDEWARQGYEGGPLGYPLRDEVQTPNKPGAVQGFEIGAMYFSPDTGTHAVMGKIMEKYGQLGWENGALGFAKTNEVPVRDGGRFTEFQGGNIYWSPATGAWCILNGQIFDAWKSVGYENGRLGYVTSDQFDIPGGVQQNFQNGFVTVRDGVVQIVP from the coding sequence ATGCGAGTTCCGAACGGCCGGAGAGCGCGGATCCTGTCCGCCCTGGCGGTCACGCTGGTTCTTCCGCTCGCAGGGGGCCAGGCCGCCACGGCGGTCGCGTCTCCGGTCCACGCGGCACCTGTCCAGGCAGCGCCGCTGCGCGCGCAGGCGGATGCCGGCGCCACCGTGTCCGCGGTCGACTGGATCACCGACCGCCGTGTCGCGGTGTGGGTGAACTCGCCGTCCATGGGAGTCCCGATCCAGGTGCAGCTGCTGCTCGCGCGGGACTGGAACAAGAACCCGCAGGCCACGTTCCCGTCGGTGTGGATGCTCGACGGCATGCGCGCGACCGACACCGAGAACGGCTGGACCGCCGAGACCGACGCCGAGTCCTGGTTCGCCGACAAGAACGTCAACGTCGTGCTGCCCGTCGGCGGTCAGTCGAGCTTCTACTCCGACTGGGCCGAGCAGAACAACGGCCGGAACTACAAGTGGGAGACGTTCCTGACCAAGGAGCTCCCGCCCATTCTCGAGCGTGACTGGCGCTCCAACCAGACGCGCGCGGTCGCCGGTCTCTCCATGGGCGGCACCGCCGCGATGACGCTCTCGGCGCGGAACCCGGGCTTCTTCCGATTCGCCGGATCGTTCTCCGGCATCCTCAGCACCACGACGCTCGGCATGCCGCAGGCCATCGGGTACGCCATGCAGGACGCGGGCGGCTTCGACGCCGGTGCCATGTGGGGCGTGCCGTCGAGCGAGCTGTGGGCTCAGCACGACCCGTACGTTCTCGCGGAGAAGCTGAAGGGCATGAGCCTGTACGTCTCGAGCGGCAGCGGTACCGCCGGACCGTACGACCAGCAGTCCGACATCCCCGGCATCAGCACGAACTACGCCGGCATGGGTCTCGAGATCCTGTCGCGGCTCACGTCGCAGACGTTCGCGACCAAGCTCAACAAGCTCGGCATCCCGGCCTCGATCAACTACCGGCCGTCCGGAACCCACTCGTGGCAGTACTGGCAGTTCGAGCTCCGCCAGGCATGGCCGCAGATCGCCACCGCCCTCGGCGTCGAGGTGGACAAGCCCGCGTGCAGCGTCGGCGGGAACATCGGCGGCACCGCGAGCGCCAACGGATGGCTCGGCGACTGCCTCACCTCCGAGTACGACGTCGCGGGTGGGCGGGCACAGGACTTCCGGTTCGGTCGCATCTTCTCCTCCGACGGGGGCACGCACGTCGTCGCCGGTGCGATCGGTGGCGCGTACGCGGCCAACGGCGGTCCGGCCGGCGCACTGGGCATGCCGCTGTCGGGTGAGCTCGGAACCCCGGACGGCCGTGGACGCTACAACTCGTTCCGCAACGGAATGGTCTACTGGACCCCGCAGACCGGTGCGCACGCAGTGCGCGGCGCGATTCTCGACGAGTGGGCCCGCCAGGGCTACGAGGGTGGGCCGCTGGGCTACCCGCTGCGCGACGAGGTGCAGACCCCGAACAAGCCGGGTGCGGTCCAGGGCTTCGAGATCGGTGCGATGTACTTCTCGCCCGACACCGGCACGCACGCCGTGATGGGCAAGATCATGGAGAAGTACGGCCAGCTCGGGTGGGAGAACGGGGCACTCGGCTTCGCGAAGACCAACGAGGTCCCGGTCCGTGACGGCGGTCGTTTCACCGAGTTCCAGGGCGGCAACATCTACTGGTCGCCCGCGACCGGCGCGTGGTGCATCCTCAACGGCCAGATATTCGACGCGTGGAAGAGCGTCGGGTACGAGAACGGTCGCCTGGGATACGTCACCAGCGATCAGTTCGACATCCCCGGCGGTGTCCAGCAGAACTTCCAGAACGGCTTCGTGACGGTGCGGGACGGCGTCGTCCAAATCGTTCCCTGA